A genome region from Christensenella minuta includes the following:
- a CDS encoding metallophosphoesterase, which translates to MFEVRQDFTLIQYNTPMEFDSIDIYCIADLHIGSPAFNNTLWERFKALLKEPNAYVIYAGDLIDNALKTSKSNVYGQTMSPHEQKRFLANELYDHRDKIVAILPGNHETRSSKDSDGFPIYDVACKLDIEDRYRQNMGILDIGVGKRTGKAIRQHHYFGCVMHKTNKTMRYHYADTIDGIDFYISAHTHSPADMPRDKIYVDGNNKRASIKPVETIVTGSFMDYRDYPVEMALRPSAQKFYKLVLNGKEKSIKTVGFRL; encoded by the coding sequence ATGTTTGAAGTAAGGCAAGATTTTACATTGATACAGTACAACACACCGATGGAATTTGATAGCATAGATATTTACTGCATAGCCGACCTGCATATCGGATCGCCTGCATTTAATAATACTCTATGGGAGCGTTTTAAGGCACTCCTGAAAGAGCCTAATGCATACGTGATATATGCAGGGGACTTGATAGACAACGCGCTTAAAACGAGCAAGAGCAACGTATATGGGCAAACGATGAGTCCGCACGAGCAAAAGCGGTTTTTGGCAAACGAATTATACGACCATCGGGACAAGATCGTAGCCATATTGCCCGGAAACCATGAAACGCGGTCTAGTAAAGATTCAGACGGTTTCCCAATTTATGACGTTGCCTGTAAATTGGATATTGAAGATCGATACAGGCAGAACATGGGAATACTGGATATCGGTGTAGGAAAGCGGACGGGCAAGGCGATAAGGCAGCATCACTACTTCGGATGTGTGATGCACAAGACCAATAAGACCATGCGTTATCATTACGCAGACACCATAGACGGGATAGACTTTTACATATCAGCGCATACACATTCTCCTGCTGATATGCCACGGGACAAAATATATGTAGACGGGAATAACAAGCGAGCATCGATTAAACCTGTGGAAACAATTGTTACGGGTTCTTTTATGGACTATCGAGATTACCCCGTTGAGATGGCATTAAGACCATCAGCGCAGAAGTTTTACAAGCTGGTTCTGAATGGGAAAGAAAAAAGTATCAAGACTGTGGGGTTCAGGCTATGA
- a CDS encoding sigma factor-like helix-turn-helix DNA-binding protein, protein MEAVENKLYQYSEYKKRIEEQEKQIAELMDKKDALAERMLRGQNLDAVRVMGGLTSDPVFAAVQKMVDVYGTRIDAIRKEIVNLYYLSDDIMRIVNNAGLTEAEREYIQCRYFDGLRASQTAARMGYSESRAGDIKRSALNKISAIIRR, encoded by the coding sequence TTGGAAGCGGTTGAAAACAAGTTGTATCAGTACTCGGAATATAAAAAACGAATAGAAGAACAGGAGAAGCAGATTGCGGAACTTATGGATAAAAAGGACGCACTGGCGGAGCGCATGCTGCGCGGCCAAAATCTTGATGCCGTCCGGGTTATGGGCGGCCTTACTTCCGATCCTGTGTTTGCTGCTGTACAAAAAATGGTCGATGTATACGGAACGAGGATAGACGCTATCCGAAAAGAGATCGTAAACCTCTACTATCTTTCGGATGATATCATGCGGATCGTAAATAATGCGGGGCTTACCGAGGCGGAGCGTGAATACATCCAGTGCAGATACTTCGATGGGCTGCGGGCCTCGCAAACGGCGGCAAGGATGGGATATAGCGAAAGCAGGGCAGGAGATATAAAAAGATCGGCCCTAAATAAAATTTCGGCGATTATTCGGCGGTAA
- a CDS encoding DUF3310 domain-containing protein, with protein MKYDNVNHPAHYCDGREIETIDYIKDLLSPEQFIGYLWGNVEKYNSRWPKKGGSEDLKKMRTYLDWLREYIHRLGDGMDKYNAEHYWDETAAIAISRADRRKTAAFVMRGGSYRIGDIYRFEWKNGVLEIWQVIKAAGR; from the coding sequence ATGAAGTACGACAATGTAAACCACCCGGCGCACTATTGCGACGGTAGGGAGATAGAAACAATAGACTACATCAAAGATTTACTTTCCCCGGAGCAATTCATAGGTTACCTGTGGGGCAATGTAGAAAAGTATAACAGCCGCTGGCCGAAGAAGGGCGGCAGTGAGGATTTAAAGAAGATGCGGACGTATCTTGACTGGCTGAGAGAATATATACACAGGCTGGGTGATGGAATGGATAAATACAATGCAGAGCACTACTGGGATGAAACTGCGGCAATAGCGATCAGCAGGGCAGACCGAAGAAAGACGGCCGCGTTTGTGATGCGCGGCGGGAGTTACCGAATTGGAGATATTTATCGATTTGAATGGAAGAATGGAGTATTGGAGATATGGCAGGTAATAAAGGCGGCAGGCCGATGA